A window of Bacillus toyonensis BCT-7112 genomic DNA:
AAAGGTGAGCCAGGAACAGGAAACATTGTAGAGGCAGTGCGTCATATGCGCCAAGTCAATGCAGAAATCCGTCAAGTTGCAAGTCTACGTGAAGATGAGTTAATGACATATGCAAAAAATACTGGTGCTCCTTATGAAGTACTACTTGAAATTAAACGCCTTGGTCGCTTGCCAGTTGTAAACTTTGCAGCAGGTGGTGTAGCAACACCAGCAGATGCAGCGTTAATGATGCAACTTGGTGCTGATGGTGTATTTGTTGGATCTGGTATCTTCAAATCAGAGAACCCAGAGAAATTTGCACGTGCAATCGTTGAAGCGACGACTCATTATGAAGATTACGAACTAATTGCAAGCCTTTCTAAAGGATTGGGTAATGCAATGAAAGGTGTCGAAATTTCAACGTTATTACCAGAACAACGCATGCAAGAGCGTGGATGGTAATTGAAGGAGAACTTTAAAATGGTGAAAATCGGTGTACTAGGTCTTCAAGGTGCAGTTCGTGAGCATGTAAAATCAGTTGAAGCAAGTGGTGCAGAAGCTGTTGTTGTAAAGCGTATAGAGCAACTTGAAGAGATTGATGGTCTTATTTTACCAGGCGGTGAAAGTACAACAATGCGTCGTCTTATTGATAAGTATGCTTTCATGGAACCACTTCGTACATTTGCGAAGTCTGGTAAACCAATGTTTGGTACATGTGCAGGTATGATTCTTCTTGCGAAAACACTTATTGGCTATGAAGAAGCACATATTGGTGCTATGGATATTACAGTTGAACGCAATGCGTTTGGACGCCAAAAAGATAGTTTTGAAGCCGCACTTTCAATGAAAGGTGTGGGGGAAGACTTTATTGGTGTATTTATCCGTGCTCCGTATGTTGTAGATGTCGCTGATAACGTTGAAGTACTTTCTAAGCACGGCGATCGAATGGTAGCGGTAAGACAAGATCAGTTTTTAGCTGCTTCATTCCATCCGGAATTAACGGATGATCATCGTGTGACAGCATACTTTGTCGAAATGGTAAAAGAAGCTAAAATGAAAAAAGTTGTGTAAGTAACTTGCAACTTGTATAAGATTATAGTAAATTGATGGTAACAATTTTATAAAATAAGCGTGTTGATAGGAAGTAGTAACAAATGTCGTTTCTTATAGAGAGTCGATGGTTGGTGGAAATCGATAGAAACAGTTTGTGAATCCATCCTGGAATGGAATGTGGAATATCTTTATGATTAGTAAACATTCCCGGTGAAGAGCCGTTATTTCTACTTGAGAGGAAAGTAGTAATGCTTTCAACTAGGGTGGCAACGCGGGTTAACTCCCGTCCCTTTGTATAGGGACGGGAGTTTTTTGTGTTTTATAAAATAAAAGGAGGAGTATATAATGCTTGATATTAAATTATTACGTACGAACTTTGAAGAAGTAAAAGCAAAATTGCAGCATAGAGGCGAAGATTTAACGGAGTTTGGTCGTTTTGAAGAGCTTGATACGAGAAGAAGAGAACTACTTGTTCAAACAGAAGAACTAAAAAGTAAACGTAACGAAGTGTCTCAACAAATTTCAGTATTAAAGCGTGAAAAGAAAGATGCAGAAGCTTTAATTTTAGAAATGCGTGAAGTTGGAGAAAAAGTAAAAGATCTTGATAATGAACTTCGTACAGTTGAAGAAGACTTAGAAAGATTAATGTTATCTATTCCAAATATTCCTCATGAATCTGCTCCAGTTGGTGAAACAGAGGATGATAATGTAGTAGCGCGTACTTGGGGAGAAGTGAAGGAATTTGCTTTTGAACCAAAACCACATTGGGATCTTGCTACAGATTTAGGAGTTTTAGATTTTGAGCGTGCGGGGAAAGTAACAGGAAGCCGCTTCGTATTTTACAAAGGTGCAGGCGCAAGATTAGAGCGTGCTTTAATTAGTTTTATGCTTGATCTTCATACTGACGAGCATGGATATGAAGAAGTGTTACCTCCGTATATGGTAAACCGTGCAAGTATGACAGGAACAGGACAACTTCCGAAGTTTGAAGAAGATGCATTCCGTATTGAAAGTGAAGATTACTTCTTAATTCCAACAGCAGAAGTACCTGTAACGAATATGCATCGTGATGAGATTTTAAATAAAGAGCAATTGCCTATAAGATATGCTGCATTTAGCTCTTGCTTCCGTTCTGAAGCAGGTTCAGCTGGTCGCGATACACGTGGTTTAATTCGCCAACATCAGTTCAATAAAGTAGAGCTTGTGAAGTTCGTAAAACCAGAAGATTCTTATGAAGAGTTAGAAAAATTAACAAATGATGCAGAACGCGTGTTACAATTATTAGAGTTGCCATATCGCGTTATGAGCATGTGCACAGGCGATTTAGGATTTACAGCAGCGAAGAAATACGATATTGAAGTATGGATTCCAAGCTATGGCACATATCGTGAAATTTCTTCTTGTAGTAATTTTGAAGCTTTCCAAGCGAGACGTGCAAATATCCGTTTCCGCCGTGAGCCAAACGGAAAACCAGAACATGTTCATACATTAAATGGATCTGGTCTTGCAATTGGACGTACGGTTGCAGCTATTTTAGAGAACTACCAACAAGAAGATGGTACAATTATAATTCCAGAAGTTCTTCGCCCTTATATGGGAGGAAAAACAGTTATTAAGTAAATTTAAACATTCATCGGTATGAGTGATTGGTAATTATGAGCGTTGTCAGTACTGTAATGTAGGAGGGGGAAAGTAAAATTTTCCTTTCCTCATAATTTATTTTAGTAGGGTTGACTAACTGTTTTTCTTTTGATATTATATTTGATGTCAATATGGAGGTATACCCAAGTCTGGCTGAAGGGATCGGTCTTGAAAACCGACAGGCGGCGAGAGTCGCGCGGGGGTTCGAATCCCTCTACCTCCTCCAGATATAATTGACAACAGCGCATATAAGTGGAGATTGGAGAACTCGTTACCAACACGTAACGAGTTTTTATTTTAAAACCAATCATAAAGTATGGTGTAAGGCGATTTTGTCCTTATTACACACTCATATTCCGATGATTATCTTCATAGATATGAAAGGAGTCAACATGGATCTTATTATACAAACGTTTCCTTTAGATGGAAAAACTTTATATTATGTACAATGTCCTGTCTGTAAGAACAATAGAATTTTAAACAGTGGTGCAAATGTATCGCGCATTATAAGCGATGATACATTCCGTAAACTTTGTGGTTGTACTTGTGATGTAAAGCAAGCTACGACAAAAGTAGAGGCGCCAAAAAAGGTTGAAAAACCAGCTGTAAAGAAAGAAGCAGCTCCAAAACGTACAGGTAAAGTATTAACGGCAGTGATTAACGGGAAAGAAATGACTGTTAAAGAGATTGCTGAAACATATGACATTAGTACAAGTACTGTTCGTCAGCGTATTAACGCTGGAAAACCTGAGAGTGAAATTATTGCTCCAACAAAGAAGAAGTAATTTAATAGGAAAACCCGTGCATATGCACGGGTTTTTTATTTTACAAGTTTACGTGTTTGTTTTAAGAAATGGCCAATTTTTTTAATGATTGGTTCGATTGAATCGCCATCTTTTAAAATATCGTATTCATTAATGTTTAATCGTAAAACAGGGCATGAATTGAAGTTGTTAATCCAGTTTTCGTAACGTCCGTGCATCTCTTTCCAATACTCAATTGGTGTTTGCTGCTCCATCGGGCGTCCGCGTTCTTGAATACGGTCTACAATATCATCGAAAGAACCTTCTAAGTAAATTAATAAGTCTGGATGAGGGAAGTAAGGAGTCATGACCATAGCATCAAATAAACCTTTGTATGTTTCATAATCAGTTTCCGTCATTGTACCTTTTTCATGATGCATCTTTGCGAAAATTCCAGTGTCTTCATAGATAGAACGGTCTTGAACAAAACCACCACCGTATTCAAAAATTCTCTTTTGTTCTTTAAATCGTTCTGCTAAGAAGTATACTTGCAAGTGGAAGCTCCAGCGTGTGAAATCGGCATAGAACTTGTCCAAATATGGATTAGAATCTACTTTTTCAAATGATGTGCGATAACCTAAAGCGTTAGCTAGTGCAGTTGTCATAGTTGATTTTCCGACACCTACTGTTCCAGCGATAGTAATTACTGCATCATTCGGTATATCATATTTTTGCCTTAAATTCATTATTATTTCGACTCCTTTAAGAGAGTATTTTGAAGGGCGGATAGGATGACGTTTAAATCATCGGGATTTTGTACAAAATCCATATCATCTCCGTTAAATTTCAACACTGGGATATCTGGATGGTCCTTTTTAAAAGTATCCATTGCTGTTTCGTAATCTTTTGTGAGCTGTAGTAAGTAATTTGGATCCATATTTTTTTCGAATTCTC
This region includes:
- the pdxT gene encoding pyridoxal 5'-phosphate synthase glutaminase subunit PdxT, which encodes MVKIGVLGLQGAVREHVKSVEASGAEAVVVKRIEQLEEIDGLILPGGESTTMRRLIDKYAFMEPLRTFAKSGKPMFGTCAGMILLAKTLIGYEEAHIGAMDITVERNAFGRQKDSFEAALSMKGVGEDFIGVFIRAPYVVDVADNVEVLSKHGDRMVAVRQDQFLAASFHPELTDDHRVTAYFVEMVKEAKMKKVV
- the serS gene encoding serine--tRNA ligase, which gives rise to MLDIKLLRTNFEEVKAKLQHRGEDLTEFGRFEELDTRRRELLVQTEELKSKRNEVSQQISVLKREKKDAEALILEMREVGEKVKDLDNELRTVEEDLERLMLSIPNIPHESAPVGETEDDNVVARTWGEVKEFAFEPKPHWDLATDLGVLDFERAGKVTGSRFVFYKGAGARLERALISFMLDLHTDEHGYEEVLPPYMVNRASMTGTGQLPKFEEDAFRIESEDYFLIPTAEVPVTNMHRDEILNKEQLPIRYAAFSSCFRSEAGSAGRDTRGLIRQHQFNKVELVKFVKPEDSYEELEKLTNDAERVLQLLELPYRVMSMCTGDLGFTAAKKYDIEVWIPSYGTYREISSCSNFEAFQARRANIRFRREPNGKPEHVHTLNGSGLAIGRTVAAILENYQQEDGTIIIPEVLRPYMGGKTVIK
- a CDS encoding DUF3797 domain-containing protein encodes the protein MDLIIQTFPLDGKTLYYVQCPVCKNNRILNSGANVSRIISDDTFRKLCGCTCDVKQATTKVEAPKKVEKPAVKKEAAPKRTGKVLTAVINGKEMTVKEIAETYDISTSTVRQRINAGKPESEIIAPTKKK
- a CDS encoding deoxynucleoside kinase; the encoded protein is MNLRQKYDIPNDAVITIAGTVGVGKSTMTTALANALGYRTSFEKVDSNPYLDKFYADFTRWSFHLQVYFLAERFKEQKRIFEYGGGFVQDRSIYEDTGIFAKMHHEKGTMTETDYETYKGLFDAMVMTPYFPHPDLLIYLEGSFDDIVDRIQERGRPMEQQTPIEYWKEMHGRYENWINNFNSCPVLRLNINEYDILKDGDSIEPIIKKIGHFLKQTRKLVK